A stretch of the Methanothrix sp. genome encodes the following:
- a CDS encoding DUF1614 domain-containing protein produces the protein MLELMIPFFLLLVILLLALPLIFIYLFIRITEEAFEQIGFGHWHASLMVFGSVIGSMIDIPLHSGVITTYPAFMIDMMSAIPSDIPVSFHPVRLLVNVGGCIVPVLVSIDLLRRRRAPVSTALFGSVVVALITYMMAEPVPNVGITLPVYVPPVSAALVAVTLCRGYRTAPAIAYISGSIGTLLGADVMNLLTPGVLPALAPPSAYPRPLALSIGGAGIFDGIFLTGVMAVLLASLVVCLLGGGSCRSRRVPIS, from the coding sequence ATGCTGGAGCTGATGATCCCCTTCTTCCTCCTACTTGTAATTCTGCTCCTGGCCCTCCCGCTGATATTCATATATCTCTTCATACGCATCACGGAGGAGGCATTCGAGCAGATCGGATTCGGCCACTGGCATGCTAGCCTGATGGTATTCGGCTCGGTAATTGGAAGCATGATAGATATACCGCTGCACAGCGGTGTTATAACAACCTATCCGGCGTTCATGATCGATATGATGAGCGCGATTCCTTCTGACATCCCTGTGAGCTTCCATCCGGTGCGTCTCCTGGTCAACGTCGGCGGATGCATTGTTCCGGTTCTCGTTAGCATTGATCTCCTCAGGCGGCGGAGAGCGCCGGTCTCCACAGCTCTCTTCGGATCGGTGGTCGTGGCATTAATCACGTACATGATGGCAGAGCCGGTCCCGAATGTGGGGATAACCCTTCCCGTGTACGTCCCTCCGGTATCTGCTGCACTCGTGGCGGTCACCCTCTGCAGAGGATACAGAACCGCGCCAGCGATCGCTTACATCAGCGGCTCGATCGGCACCCTTCTCGGCGCGGATGTTATGAACCTGCTCACGCCAGGGGTCCTGCCCGCGCTCGCCCCTCCATCTGCATACCCCCGACCTCTGGCACTCTCGATAGGCGGCGCCGGCATATTCGACGGCATATTCCTGACGGGAGTGATGGCAGTACTCCTCGCATCTCTGGTCGTATGCCTCCTGGGAGGCGGAAGCTGCAGATCCAGGAGGGTCCCGATATCGTAG
- a CDS encoding TIGR00296 family protein: protein MLTLEEGRRAVRLAREALTAYVNRKEIINPHDLPGVFAERRGVFVTLEKDGELRGCIGYPRAVLPLGRAIVDSAINAGTRDPRFPRVRPEELDDITIEVTVLTEPQVIDGDKKTLPERVQIGRHGLIVTRGMYSGLLLPQVATEYGFDSVDFLCQTCLKAGLPVDAWLDDDTVIECFEAQIFSETSPNGDVIEKRLPACDTQ, encoded by the coding sequence ATGCTCACACTGGAGGAAGGAAGGAGGGCGGTCAGGCTGGCCAGAGAGGCGCTGACAGCTTACGTCAACAGGAAAGAGATCATAAATCCGCACGATCTTCCCGGGGTCTTCGCTGAGCGGCGTGGCGTTTTCGTGACCCTGGAGAAGGACGGAGAGCTCCGTGGGTGCATAGGCTATCCCAGAGCAGTCCTTCCGCTTGGAAGGGCAATTGTGGATTCCGCGATAAATGCTGGCACGAGAGACCCCAGGTTTCCGAGGGTTCGTCCGGAGGAGCTTGATGATATAACCATAGAGGTGACGGTTCTCACCGAGCCCCAGGTGATCGATGGCGATAAAAAAACGCTGCCTGAGCGGGTCCAGATAGGGAGGCACGGCCTGATCGTCACCAGGGGCATGTATTCCGGCCTGCTCCTGCCCCAGGTCGCGACGGAGTACGGCTTCGATTCGGTGGACTTCCTCTGTCAGACGTGCCTCAAGGCAGGGCTTCCTGTTGATGCATGGCTCGATGATGACACTGTTATAGAGTGCTTCGAGGCACAGATCTTCTCTGAGACCAGCCCGAATGGCGATGTGATCGAGAAGAGGCTGCCCGCATGCGATACGCAATGA